A stretch of the Deltaproteobacteria bacterium genome encodes the following:
- the glpB gene encoding anaerobic glycerol-3-phosphate dehydrogenase subunit B: protein MENHNGPYIVIIGGGIAAFAAAIELAELGAKVKLVKVSPGASGISSGAWDIADDLNRSSYDAWQDLKPISHNIFNLIKKNEFHPYAILAAGHESNSFYQYVHQAVANASDQLPLRMMGVENQNKIFLTPMGTLKSTAWVQASQGGISISELKEAKLLVAGVRGYAPFQARFIRDALEIFLEKQADPPISFTGYLEMEMPGFEGRTNLSPAELAHYLDKEENFVKFGKAIVSYLEGKVYSHLLLPPILGVQNSRLIVEALNQITGLQCAESLALPVSIPGLRLENAINRYMNSHNIDIIEGKVVGFEHLSRRIKYLDVQLDDSVIKIPVKAVILATGKFIGNGIQHQQKFLEPIFHLPLFYKDQPVQALSSMRLAHAHVQERQPFNSVGVRINAQTQPLSEDGDVAFENLFSAGAVIGGADFAFERCGAGVAIVTGQVAGKNAKNFL from the coding sequence ATGGAAAATCATAACGGCCCTTACATTGTGATTATAGGTGGAGGAATAGCAGCCTTTGCAGCCGCGATTGAATTGGCTGAACTGGGTGCCAAGGTTAAACTTGTTAAGGTATCCCCTGGGGCCTCCGGGATTTCGAGTGGGGCCTGGGATATTGCCGATGATCTCAATCGTTCATCTTATGATGCGTGGCAAGACTTAAAACCCATTAGTCACAACATCTTTAATCTCATCAAGAAAAATGAATTTCACCCTTATGCTATTTTAGCTGCGGGGCACGAAAGCAACTCATTTTATCAATATGTTCATCAGGCCGTGGCCAATGCTAGCGACCAACTTCCTTTGCGCATGATGGGAGTAGAAAATCAAAATAAAATTTTTCTTACCCCCATGGGTACTTTAAAATCCACCGCCTGGGTGCAGGCAAGCCAAGGGGGCATTTCTATCAGTGAGCTTAAAGAAGCCAAATTGTTAGTTGCAGGGGTTCGTGGTTATGCCCCATTTCAAGCTAGGTTTATTCGAGATGCCTTAGAAATTTTTTTGGAAAAACAAGCCGACCCACCGATTTCTTTCACCGGTTATTTAGAAATGGAAATGCCGGGTTTTGAAGGGCGAACCAATTTGAGCCCGGCTGAATTAGCCCACTATTTAGATAAAGAAGAAAATTTTGTAAAATTTGGGAAAGCCATTGTTTCTTATTTAGAAGGCAAGGTTTACTCTCATCTCTTGTTGCCACCGATTCTTGGGGTTCAAAATTCCAGGCTTATTGTAGAAGCGCTTAATCAAATAACGGGTTTGCAATGTGCCGAATCATTAGCTTTGCCGGTGAGTATTCCGGGCTTAAGGCTCGAGAATGCTATTAATCGATATATGAATAGCCATAATATCGACATTATTGAAGGCAAAGTGGTAGGTTTTGAACACTTAAGCCGTAGAATTAAATATTTGGATGTTCAGCTAGATGACAGCGTGATTAAAATTCCTGTTAAGGCCGTCATTCTTGCAACGGGTAAATTTATTGGCAATGGTATTCAGCATCAGCAAAAATTTTTAGAACCCATTTTTCATTTACCTCTCTTTTATAAAGACCAACCGGTGCAGGCCTTATCTTCCATGCGCCTTGCCCATGCTCACGTGCAAGAAAGGCAGCCTTTTAATTCGGTAGGGGTTAGAATCAACGCTCAAACTCAACCTTTATCCGAAGATGGGGATGTGGCCTTTGAGAATTTATTTTCAGCCGGGGCAGTGATTGGCGGGGCGGATTTTGCGTTTGAGCGGTGTGGGGCGGGGGTGGCCATTGTCACTGGCCAAGTCGCAGGCAAGAACGCTAAAAACTTTTTATAA
- a CDS encoding glycerol-3-phosphate dehydrogenase/oxidase has product MEFDLIVIGGGVNGCGIARDAAMRGVKTLLIERDDFACAASGNNSQMIHGGARYLTSDLKTTQLSSIDSGYIQKIAPHLIFRIPFIFPILKPDHKRSKWRLALLDAYFRAYDRFGRWKNAKPHLRLSREEALKLEPDLSPDITGAVTFDEFGIDSPRLSLLNALSAHEHGATLKNHTQVLGLILESGAVVGVKVKDLLKGTCEEYRSKIIFNATGPWASKLARLAGVEIKVRPTKGVHITFEGRFLNTAIMTQAIDGRTIFIMPHQNTTILGTTDDDYFGDPGDIPILEDEVEYLLEGVERVFPRIRQARMLRAWAGVRPTLYRRGLYEDDLSREHWIIDHETQDAVAGLVSVIGGKLASYRILAEEATDLICQKLSLQAVCHTHEEPLPGGDAALNIEALAKLHDLDALTVERLTFRHGTLAKKVLSLLGVQPSNANRICQCEPVMAAEIRYAVRSEFCRSLEDLRRRTRFSIGVCGGNDCVFLAAVILGEELGWEPLRVFKEVNLFLQNKWKETVPVLQGEQLAQSELASFMYYGMGCIDQI; this is encoded by the coding sequence GTGGAATTTGATTTGATCGTCATCGGTGGCGGGGTGAATGGTTGTGGTATAGCCCGAGATGCCGCCATGCGTGGGGTTAAAACCTTGTTGATCGAACGCGATGATTTTGCCTGTGCTGCCAGCGGCAATAATAGTCAGATGATTCATGGTGGGGCTCGTTATTTAACGAGCGATCTTAAAACCACTCAACTTTCTTCGATCGATAGTGGATACATTCAAAAAATCGCGCCGCATTTAATTTTCAGAATTCCCTTCATCTTTCCAATTCTTAAACCAGACCATAAGCGATCGAAATGGAGACTAGCATTACTCGATGCCTATTTTAGAGCCTATGATCGTTTTGGCCGTTGGAAAAATGCCAAACCTCATTTGCGATTGAGCAGGGAAGAAGCCTTAAAATTAGAGCCCGATTTATCCCCTGATATAACGGGTGCAGTAACCTTTGATGAATTTGGCATTGATAGCCCGCGTTTGTCATTGCTCAATGCGCTTTCGGCCCATGAACATGGGGCTACCTTAAAAAATCATACGCAGGTGCTAGGGCTTATTTTAGAAAGCGGTGCCGTAGTTGGGGTAAAAGTAAAAGATTTACTTAAAGGAACCTGTGAAGAATATCGCAGTAAAATTATTTTTAATGCTACCGGCCCCTGGGCCTCGAAGCTTGCTAGGTTGGCGGGTGTAGAGATCAAGGTGCGACCTACGAAGGGGGTGCATATCACCTTTGAGGGGAGGTTTCTCAATACCGCTATTATGACTCAAGCCATTGATGGGAGGACCATCTTTATCATGCCTCATCAAAACACCACGATTTTAGGCACCACCGATGATGATTATTTTGGCGACCCTGGGGATATTCCTATTTTAGAAGACGAAGTGGAATATCTTTTAGAAGGGGTAGAAAGAGTTTTTCCTCGGATTCGGCAAGCCCGCATGTTGCGAGCCTGGGCGGGGGTGAGGCCAACCCTTTACCGCCGTGGGCTATACGAGGATGATCTGTCGCGAGAACATTGGATCATCGATCATGAAACCCAAGATGCAGTGGCAGGCTTGGTGAGTGTCATTGGCGGTAAACTGGCCAGTTATCGAATTTTGGCCGAAGAGGCCACCGACTTGATTTGTCAAAAGCTTAGCCTGCAGGCCGTTTGTCACACCCATGAGGAGCCTCTGCCAGGGGGTGATGCTGCACTTAATATCGAGGCTTTAGCTAAACTTCACGACCTCGATGCTTTAACGGTTGAACGGCTAACCTTTAGACATGGCACCTTGGCAAAAAAAGTTTTGTCGCTTCTGGGAGTGCAGCCTTCGAATGCCAACCGAATCTGTCAGTGCGAACCGGTCATGGCAGCCGAAATACGTTATGCGGTACGTTCTGAATTTTGTCGTAGCTTAGAGGATTTGAGGCGGCGCACTCGTTTTTCCATTGGGGTTTGTGGGGGCAATGATTGTGTTTTTTTAGCGGCAGTCATCTTGGGTGAAGAACTAGGCTGGGAGCCTTTGCGAGTTTTTAAAGAAGTTAATTTATTTTTACAAAATAAATGGAAAGAAACCGTGCCTGTTTTACAAGGTGAACAACTGGCTCAAAGCGAGCTGGCAAGCTTTATGTACTATGGGATGGGATGTATTGACCAAATCTAA
- the aspS gene encoding aspartate--tRNA ligase: protein MGRFIHEYKRTHSCGELTSQDEGKTVVLFGWVDTRRDHGQVMFVDFRDRYGMTQIVFNPEVDSKVHELAKHLRSEYVMGVKGRVAKRPEGMANPKLATGEIEVLIEEFEVFNPAKNPPFEVLNELNVAEDLRLKYRYLDLRRPVMNHNLVLRHKVAMAARNYLARHNFLEIETPFLTKSTPEGARDYLVPSRVHPGKFFALPQSPQLFKQLLMVSGMDRYFQIARCFRDEDLRADRQPEFTQIDIEMSFVNQEDILAMMEGLVATMWQEALGVQLQIPFPRISYDEAIDKYGLDAPDVRYDLTLQNITSIFNQTQFKVFADVIAKQGIIKALNLKGKADLSRSEIDELTKLVAIYGAKGLAYIKVLPQEWQSPIVKFFSETEKKQLQEKLKLEVGDLVFFVADRPKVVNDSLGQLRKKLAEKLGLIDPKVLSFVWVVDFPMFEYDEKIKRHVALHHPFTAPKKEFLETFAEAPLKAKANAYDLVLNGNEIGGGSIRIHQSEVQAKVFEILGISKEEAQSKFGFLLEAFQYGAPPHGGIAFGLDRLIMLMSGAESIRDVIAFPKTQKAACLLSDAPSAVDPEQLVELHLKINQKV, encoded by the coding sequence ATGGGCCGATTTATTCATGAATACAAGCGTACGCATTCTTGTGGAGAGCTAACGAGCCAAGACGAAGGTAAAACGGTAGTACTTTTTGGTTGGGTAGACACCCGGCGTGATCATGGCCAGGTGATGTTTGTGGATTTTCGTGATCGGTATGGAATGACTCAAATTGTGTTTAATCCCGAGGTTGATTCTAAAGTGCATGAGTTAGCTAAGCATTTGCGTAGTGAATATGTGATGGGGGTTAAAGGGCGGGTGGCTAAACGGCCTGAAGGTATGGCTAATCCCAAATTAGCTACTGGCGAAATTGAAGTGTTGATTGAAGAGTTTGAGGTGTTTAATCCTGCCAAAAATCCGCCTTTCGAAGTGTTAAATGAATTGAATGTCGCTGAAGACCTGCGTTTAAAATATCGCTATTTAGATTTAAGACGGCCCGTGATGAATCACAACTTAGTATTGCGCCATAAAGTCGCTATGGCCGCTCGCAATTATTTAGCCCGGCATAACTTTTTAGAAATTGAAACTCCCTTCTTAACCAAAAGTACCCCAGAAGGGGCCAGGGATTATTTAGTGCCTTCACGGGTGCATCCAGGCAAATTTTTTGCCCTTCCCCAATCGCCGCAATTGTTCAAGCAATTGTTGATGGTTTCGGGGATGGATCGTTATTTTCAAATAGCCCGCTGTTTTCGCGACGAAGACTTGCGGGCCGACCGTCAACCTGAGTTTACTCAAATCGACATTGAAATGAGTTTTGTCAACCAAGAAGATATTCTTGCCATGATGGAGGGTTTGGTGGCGACGATGTGGCAAGAGGCTTTAGGGGTTCAACTTCAAATTCCCTTTCCTCGTATCAGCTATGATGAAGCCATTGATAAGTATGGTTTAGATGCCCCCGATGTTCGTTATGACCTGACACTTCAAAATATCACTTCGATTTTTAACCAAACTCAATTCAAAGTTTTTGCGGATGTGATTGCCAAACAAGGCATCATTAAGGCCTTAAATTTAAAAGGCAAAGCCGACCTGTCCCGCAGCGAAATTGATGAGCTAACGAAATTGGTTGCGATTTATGGGGCTAAGGGCCTGGCTTACATTAAAGTACTACCTCAAGAATGGCAGTCTCCTATTGTGAAATTTTTTAGTGAAACGGAAAAAAAGCAATTACAAGAAAAGCTAAAACTTGAAGTCGGCGATTTGGTTTTTTTTGTAGCAGATCGTCCTAAGGTCGTTAACGATAGTCTAGGGCAATTACGTAAAAAATTGGCTGAAAAACTTGGGTTGATCGATCCTAAGGTTTTGAGTTTTGTGTGGGTGGTTGATTTTCCCATGTTTGAATATGATGAAAAGATCAAGCGGCATGTTGCCCTGCATCATCCCTTTACCGCTCCCAAAAAAGAATTTTTGGAAACCTTTGCCGAAGCGCCTTTAAAAGCCAAAGCTAATGCTTATGATTTAGTGCTTAATGGCAATGAAATTGGTGGGGGCTCGATTCGTATTCATCAATCTGAAGTGCAGGCTAAGGTGTTTGAGATTTTGGGGATCAGTAAAGAAGAAGCTCAAAGTAAATTTGGATTTTTATTAGAGGCGTTTCAATACGGGGCCCCACCGCATGGCGGGATTGCCTTTGGGTTAGATCGGCTTATCATGCTGATGAGCGGGGCAGAATCGATTCGTGATGTGATTGCCTTTCCTAAAACACAAAAAGCTGCCTGTTTACTTTCTGATGCCCCAAGTGCCGTCGATCCTGAACAGTTAGTAGAGTTACATCTTAAAATTAATCAAAAGGTTTAA